From a region of the Pristiophorus japonicus isolate sPriJap1 unplaced genomic scaffold, sPriJap1.hap1 HAP1_SCAFFOLD_717, whole genome shotgun sequence genome:
- the LOC139256385 gene encoding zinc finger protein 235-like, producing MAEVLNESVTAVFTREEDATNVAVKKEAVVILDRTKIDEEEVLKRRHKDTHITEKPWECGDCGKGFNCPSELETHRRRHTGERPFTCPVCGKGFIRSAHLLSHQRVHTNERPFKCSDCGNSFKTSRELNQHQRVHTGERPFSCSYCEKRFRQSSNLTEHQRVHTGEKPFICSVCGKGFTCSSRLTEHQRVHTGERPFICSICGKGFVKSSHQLRHQRVHSGERPFICSVCGKGFARSSILTEHQRVHTGERPFTCSMCGMEFARSCQLTAHQPVHTGEKHFTCSVCGKACTRSSQLTEHQLVHTNKRPFKCPDCEKSFKSRKDLMTHQRTHTGERPFTCSECGKRFTRSFNLLAHQRTRTAEMPFTCSECGKGFIQSSHLLRHQRVHTAGVDSAVNHIQD from the exons atggctgaggtattaaatgagtctgTTAcagctgtcttcactagagaagaggatgctaccaatgtagcagtaaagaaggAGGCAGTAGTGATATTGGATAGGACAAAAATCGATGAAGAGgaagtacttaaaag gagacacaaggacacccacatcacggagaaaccatgggaatgcggagattgtgggaagggattcaattgcccctctgagctggaaactcatcgacgtcgtcacaccggggagaggccgttcacctgccctgtgtgtgggaagggattcattcgttcAGCTCACCTTctatcacaccagcgagttcacacgaatgagagaccttttaaatgctctgactgtgggaacagcTTTAAAACCTCTCGTGAACTAAAtcaacaccaacgagttcacactggggagaggccgttcagttgCTCTTACTGCGAGAAGAGGTTCAGGCAGTCATCCAACCTCACtgagcaccagcgagttcacactggggagaaaccattcatctgctccgtgtgtgggaagggattcacttgttcttcacgcctcactgaacaccagcgagttcatactggggagagaccattcatctgctccatatgtgggaaagggtttgttaaaTCATCTCAtcagctgagacaccagcgagttcacagcggggagaggccgttcatctgctctgtgtgtgggaagggattcgctcgttcATCcatcctcactgaacaccagcgagttcacaccggggaaagGCCGTTCACGTGTTCCATGTGTGGTATGGAATTCGCTCGTTCATGCCAGCTCACTGCACACCAACCtgttcacaccggggagaaacattttacctgttctgtgtgtgggaaggcatgCACTCGTTCATCCCAGCTCActgaacaccaacttgttcacaccaataagagaccgtttaaatgtcctgactgtgagaagagctttaaaagcagaaaggaTCTGATgacacaccaacgcactcacactggggagaggccgttcacctgttctgagtgtgggaagagattcactcgttcattcaacctgctggcacaccaacgCACTCGCACTGCAGagatgccgttcacctgctctgagtgtgggaagggattcattcagtcgtcccacctactgagacaccagcgagttcacactgcaggtgtggattctgctgttaatcacatccaggactga